The region GGTACTGAGCTGGATCAGTTCAGATGGTGAGAAAAATTGTTGCAACACAGCTCCACCTGTATTTGATGCTCCGCCGACTAACCACAAATCACCCAGACGATGGCTGTAAATGCCATAAGCTGCGTTTTCAACAGGAGCCGTACTGAGTAACTTTAACACCAGCGTAGAACCTAAAGAGGTGACGGCTTCTCCTGGAACACTAGCTTTGCTTGCCAGAAATGCGGCGATGCTGTCGGTGGTTCCAGCGTGGATCATGCAGGTTGAGGGAAGTCCTAATTCACGAGCGATCGCTGGTTGGATGGGGGCAACTGTGCTGCCAGGCGGCAATACCTTTGGTAACAATCGCATCACACCCAACGCCTCTAGCCAATCGGGATAGCGCAGTTGGGCAACGTCGTATCCCAGTTTGAGCGCATTGTGATAATCACTAATTCCGAGTTGACCGTGCAGCAAAAATGCTAGCCAATCTGCCTGATGCATGAAATACTGAGCCTGGGCGAAAAAGGATTGCTGCTGCCACCACAACAGTTTGACCAAACTTGATGTGGCATTCACCACATTCGCTTGACAGGGTGCCTGATGATACTCATCCTGGGCAAACAATGTCTGAAGCGTGGCAACCAGATCCGCCCCACGAGCGTCATTGTAAAAAATAGGAGCATCAAGCAACGTTCCAGTCTGATCGCACAGCAGCACAGTAGAGGACGTACCGTTAATTGCGATCGCCCGAATTTGGGTCCGAATAACGACAGGAATGTGCCGAATCAACCCGAATAGCATGGCTTTCCAGCAGTTCGCCCATTGCTCTGGGGCACAGTCACCAAAGCGATCGCTAACCTCAGCCACGATTTGCTCATTGTCGTCAATCGCAATCGCCCGTGCCCCAGAGGTACCAAAATCAATTCCCAAGTAACAGTTCATGTTATTTCTTAAAGAATTAATTAGAAATCCTTAAATCTGTCTTAGAGAAGACCATTTTTGTGATGAAAGTTTATTAAACTACCCAATTAAGTAATACTACTTTTGGATTTTGGAGTGGTTGCATGGCGTTTACATTCGAGCTTCTCGGTGTAT is a window of Leptolyngbyaceae cyanobacterium JSC-12 DNA encoding:
- a CDS encoding pentulose/hexulose kinase (IMG reference gene:2510095406~PFAM: FGGY family of carbohydrate kinases, N-terminal domain; FGGY family of carbohydrate kinases, C-terminal domain): MNCYLGIDFGTSGARAIAIDDNEQIVAEVSDRFGDCAPEQWANCWKAMLFGLIRHIPVVIRTQIRAIAINGTSSTVLLCDQTGTLLDAPIFYNDARGADLVATLQTLFAQDEYHQAPCQANVVNATSSLVKLLWWQQQSFFAQAQYFMHQADWLAFLLHGQLGISDYHNALKLGYDVAQLRYPDWLEALGVMRLLPKVLPPGSTVAPIQPAIARELGLPSTCMIHAGTTDSIAAFLASKASVPGEAVTSLGSTLVLKLLSTAPVENAAYGIYSHRLGDLWLVGGASNTGGAVLQQFFSPSELIQLSTQIPVEEESVLNYYPLTKPGERFPINDPNLAPRFDPKPDDPVAFLHGLLESMARIEAQGYRLLQQFGATPLTRVYTAGGGASNPAWTAIRARQLQVPVVASLQTEAAYGTALLAFQCCDRKLNGLSNG